A stretch of the Nitratifractor salsuginis DSM 16511 genome encodes the following:
- a CDS encoding PIN domain-containing protein, translating to MVLLDANYILRYLLNDNADMFRQAVQTIENEECFVPGEVLGEVIYVLSGHYGVPRSEVADVLEALLALPNLHSFEDGVYYEDALRLFAESSLDYVDCLLCSIGRDYRVATFDKKLLRCLDK from the coding sequence ATGGTCCTACTCGATGCCAATTACATTTTGCGTTATCTTTTAAACGACAATGCCGATATGTTCCGCCAAGCTGTGCAGACGATCGAGAACGAAGAGTGTTTCGTTCCGGGCGAAGTGCTGGGGGAGGTTATTTATGTACTTAGCGGCCATTACGGAGTACCACGCTCCGAAGTTGCCGATGTTCTCGAAGCCTTGCTGGCGCTTCCCAACCTTCACTCTTTCGAAGATGGTGTTTACTATGAAGATGCGTTGAGGCTTTTCGCCGAATCCTCTCTTGATTATGTCGATTGTCTTTTGTGTTCGATAGGAAGAGATTATCGGGTGGCGACCTTCGATAAGAAGCTGTTGCGGTGTTTGGATAAGTGA
- a CDS encoding cytochrome ubiquinol oxidase subunit I, translating to MEHLDPSVVDWSRAQFALTALYHWIFVPLTLGLTFIVAIMETIYVKTGDEWWKRTTRFWMGLLAINFAIGLATGIIMEFEFGTNWSNYSWIVGDIFGAPLAIEGIMAFFMESTFFAVMFFGWDKVSKRFHLLSTWLVAIGSNLSALWILVANGWMQHPVGMHFNPDTARNEMSNFWDVVFNPTAYTKFLHTISSGYVLASLFVIAISSWYLLKKRNVKFAKRSIVVAASFGLFVSLFNLTTGDDAARSIAKYQPMKLAAMEGLYEGRSGAELVAFGILDPSKTLTDFKEPFLFKIPIPDGLSLLSYHKLDAYIPGLRQLVYGDKAHGIMSVEEKMARGKKAVEALAAYKQAKKKGDEAAMEAALKIFEANSAYLGYGYLKSPEQAVPPVQTTFYAFHTMVGLGVWFILLFLLVLYYAMTDRLQRKRWLLWAGVASLPLGYLAQEMGWVTAEVGRQPWAIQDMLPVHMATSNIAASPVMLTFWLFATLFTALLIAEVKIMAAQIKIGPKEH from the coding sequence ATGGAACACCTCGACCCCTCCGTCGTCGACTGGTCACGGGCCCAGTTTGCCTTGACCGCGCTGTATCACTGGATCTTCGTCCCGCTGACCCTGGGCTTGACCTTCATCGTTGCCATAATGGAGACGATCTACGTCAAGACCGGGGATGAATGGTGGAAACGCACCACCCGCTTCTGGATGGGCCTGCTGGCGATCAACTTCGCCATCGGCCTCGCCACCGGCATCATCATGGAGTTCGAGTTTGGGACCAACTGGTCCAACTACTCCTGGATCGTCGGCGATATCTTCGGCGCACCCCTGGCCATCGAAGGGATCATGGCCTTTTTCATGGAATCGACCTTCTTCGCCGTGATGTTCTTCGGCTGGGACAAGGTGAGCAAACGCTTCCACCTCCTCTCGACCTGGCTGGTGGCCATCGGCTCCAACCTCTCGGCGCTGTGGATTCTCGTGGCCAACGGCTGGATGCAGCATCCCGTGGGGATGCACTTCAACCCCGATACCGCCCGCAACGAGATGAGCAACTTCTGGGATGTGGTCTTCAACCCCACCGCCTACACCAAATTTCTCCATACCATCAGCAGCGGCTACGTGCTGGCTTCGCTGTTCGTCATCGCCATCAGCAGTTGGTATCTGCTCAAAAAGCGCAACGTCAAGTTCGCCAAGCGCTCCATCGTCGTCGCCGCCAGCTTCGGGCTCTTTGTTTCGCTGTTTAATCTCACCACCGGGGATGACGCCGCCCGCTCCATCGCCAAATATCAGCCGATGAAGCTCGCCGCGATGGAGGGGCTCTACGAGGGCAGATCCGGTGCGGAGCTCGTGGCCTTCGGGATCCTGGATCCGAGCAAAACCCTCACTGACTTCAAAGAACCCTTCCTCTTCAAAATCCCTATCCCCGACGGGCTCTCACTGCTGAGCTATCACAAGCTCGACGCCTACATCCCCGGCCTGCGTCAGCTGGTCTACGGCGACAAGGCCCACGGCATTATGAGCGTCGAAGAGAAGATGGCCCGGGGCAAAAAGGCCGTCGAAGCCCTCGCCGCTTATAAACAGGCCAAGAAAAAAGGGGACGAAGCCGCGATGGAAGCGGCGCTAAAAATCTTCGAAGCCAACAGCGCCTACCTGGGCTACGGCTACCTCAAGAGCCCTGAGCAGGCTGTGCCTCCGGTCCAGACCACCTTCTACGCCTTTCACACGATGGTGGGGCTGGGGGTTTGGTTTATCCTCCTTTTTCTCCTCGTCCTCTACTACGCCATGACCGATCGGCTCCAGCGCAAGCGCTGGCTGCTCTGGGCCGGGGTCGCAAGCCTGCCCCTGGGATATCTGGCTCAGGAGATGGGCTGGGTCACCGCGGAGGTGGGCCGCCAACCCTGGGCGATCCAGGATATGCTGCCCGTGCATATGGCCACCTCCAACATCGCCGCATCGCCTGTGATGCTCACCTTCTGGCTCTTTGCCACCCTCTTTACCGCCCTGCTCATCGCCGAGGTGAAGATCATGGCGGCTCAGATCAAAATCGGACCCAAGGAGCACTGA
- a CDS encoding DUF4492 domain-containing protein, with translation MHLLGRIYRFYRDGFASMRLGKKLWLIVALKLFVLFVVIKLLFFPNVLQEYFSTDRQRSDFVLHQLTQGAK, from the coding sequence ATGCACCTCTTGGGCAGGATATACCGCTTTTACAGGGACGGCTTCGCTTCGATGCGGCTGGGCAAAAAGCTCTGGCTCATCGTGGCGCTCAAGCTCTTTGTCCTCTTCGTCGTCATCAAACTCCTCTTCTTCCCCAACGTTCTGCAGGAATACTTCTCTACCGATCGACAACGCAGCGACTTCGTCCTGCATCAACTCACCCAAGGAGCCAAATGA
- a CDS encoding adenylate/guanylate cyclase domain-containing protein: protein MKIDYSKYDFDRSLERIDEILNSSDYNYEEKKGIPSESSLTFKNGFYVDVTVVFVDIRGSKELANKHTRPVLAKIYRSYISEVIAVMKGNSKINDIFIEGDGVWAVFDTKTREDVQSVFSTTSKISSLIDALNKKLIRKGYSSIKVGIGMDDGESLYIKAGHNGSGINEIVWIGKVVGEAAKLSGFGNRESHDKRTMVTKKVYDMLSQHQKSLLKWNASRECYHGNTIWKPYEDLN, encoded by the coding sequence ATGAAAATAGACTATTCTAAATATGATTTTGACAGAAGTCTTGAGCGGATAGATGAAATTTTAAATAGTTCAGATTATAACTATGAAGAAAAAAAAGGGATACCTTCTGAAAGTAGTTTGACTTTTAAAAATGGATTTTATGTAGATGTAACTGTAGTTTTCGTGGATATTCGTGGTTCTAAAGAGTTAGCAAATAAACATACACGACCGGTACTGGCAAAGATATATCGTAGTTATATTTCTGAAGTAATTGCGGTTATGAAAGGTAACTCAAAAATTAATGATATTTTTATAGAGGGGGATGGAGTTTGGGCAGTATTTGATACTAAAACAAGAGAAGATGTACAAAGTGTATTTAGTACTACTTCAAAAATTTCTTCACTAATTGATGCTCTAAATAAAAAGCTAATAAGAAAAGGGTATTCAAGCATAAAAGTTGGTATAGGTATGGACGATGGTGAATCTTTATATATAAAAGCCGGGCATAATGGAAGCGGTATTAATGAAATTGTATGGATAGGAAAGGTAGTTGGCGAAGCAGCCAAACTTAGTGGATTTGGGAATAGGGAATCACATGATAAAAGAACTATGGTTACTAAGAAGGTGTATGATATGCTAAGTCAGCATCAAAAGAGCTTATTAAAGTGGAATGCTTCTAGAGAGTGTTATCATGGCAATACTATTTGGAAACCGTATGAAGACTTAAACTAA